One genomic window of Deinococcus aetherius includes the following:
- a CDS encoding carboxypeptidase-like regulatory domain-containing protein encodes MNTARLLLLALAVSTLSACGGGESSPPAPTPPSPTAPTPGQPPPTPGAYTVTGRILTEDGEPLAGVEVTASHTVTVSYGTAKTDAQGRYNIALPQQLGSWDISASMTLTFGGEDFQVRLAPEIDTPFAGSQGAVRDFVYRAGDAPKGKVFASIGNSDVEIDYSTLEVTFTPDGPNAARSTEAFTVQYPFGFGLPDIPLGQYHVTASHVRGGAREQLLIATRDNPSYVTRALARFLPDSHYGPTLELFWKNP; translated from the coding sequence ATGAACACCGCCCGACTGCTGCTGCTCGCCCTCGCCGTCTCGACCCTGTCCGCCTGCGGCGGCGGTGAGTCCAGCCCGCCCGCCCCCACCCCGCCCAGCCCCACCGCCCCCACCCCGGGGCAGCCCCCGCCCACCCCCGGCGCGTACACCGTCACGGGCCGCATCCTGACTGAAGACGGCGAGCCGCTCGCCGGGGTGGAGGTCACGGCCTCGCACACGGTGACGGTCTCCTACGGCACGGCGAAAACAGACGCTCAGGGGCGGTACAACATCGCGCTGCCCCAGCAACTCGGCTCCTGGGACATCTCCGCCTCCATGACCCTGACCTTCGGTGGAGAGGACTTCCAGGTGCGCCTGGCGCCCGAGATCGACACCCCGTTTGCGGGAAGCCAGGGCGCGGTGCGTGACTTCGTGTACCGGGCCGGGGACGCCCCCAAGGGCAAGGTCTTCGCCTCCATCGGCAATTCGGATGTGGAAATCGACTACAGCACCCTGGAAGTCACCTTCACGCCCGACGGCCCGAACGCCGCAAGGAGCACCGAGGCCTTTACCGTCCAGTATCCCTTCGGCTTCGGCCTGCCGGACATTCCCCTGGGCCAGTACCACGTGACGGCCAGCCACGTGCGCGGCGGCGCGAGAGAGCAACTGCTGATCGCCACGCGCGACAATCCCAGCTACGTCACCCGCGCCCTGGCCCGCTTCCTGCCGGATAGCCACTACGGCCCCACGCTGGAACTGTTCTGGAAAAACCCCTGA
- a CDS encoding peptidase associated/transthyretin-like domain-containing protein, with the protein MTHTRLLALALLVLPVAPVSAALTGAALAAPASTLGGAWKGKLDGFYELDAKFTVQGNSVTGVLRFAKMDFPLRGIWDNAKNLVTFKYTYAKEIHTVKATLRGSTLTGFDISPKGKQTAVSLTRVTTAGAYVMTGTVRDEKGNPIAGVEVFADHTAYYDMNAVGKTDAQGRYTITLAHQPGTWNAGAYLRGEAGGQPFEVRLSPDNDTPFDGSKGAVRDFTYKASTGATGKVYTTVAHSAVELDYETLEFTFTPDGPNAAGSTAPFNRKFVMGSGVPDIPLGRYRVSATQVLNGVRQQLLLSSRLQKNEATSVLAEFTDDSHYGKTLELFLKNP; encoded by the coding sequence ATGACCCATACCCGACTGCTCGCCCTCGCCCTCCTCGTTCTGCCCGTCGCCCCCGTGTCCGCCGCTCTCACCGGAGCCGCCCTCGCCGCGCCCGCCAGCACCCTGGGCGGCGCCTGGAAGGGCAAGCTCGACGGCTTTTATGAGCTGGACGCCAAGTTCACGGTTCAGGGCAACAGCGTCACCGGTGTCCTGCGTTTCGCCAAGATGGATTTTCCCCTGAGGGGCATCTGGGACAATGCCAAGAACCTCGTCACCTTCAAGTACACCTATGCGAAGGAGATTCACACCGTGAAGGCCACCCTGAGAGGCAGCACCCTGACCGGGTTCGACATCTCCCCGAAGGGCAAGCAGACGGCGGTGAGCCTCACGCGCGTCACGACCGCCGGGGCCTACGTCATGACGGGCACCGTGCGCGACGAGAAGGGCAACCCCATCGCCGGGGTCGAGGTCTTCGCCGACCACACCGCCTACTACGACATGAACGCGGTGGGCAAGACCGACGCCCAGGGGCGGTACACCATCACCCTCGCCCACCAGCCCGGCACCTGGAATGCCGGGGCGTACCTGCGGGGGGAGGCGGGCGGACAACCGTTCGAGGTGCGCCTCTCGCCGGACAACGACACGCCCTTCGACGGTTCCAAGGGCGCGGTCCGGGACTTCACGTACAAGGCCAGCACCGGCGCGACCGGCAAGGTCTACACCACGGTCGCGCACTCGGCGGTGGAACTCGACTATGAGACGCTGGAATTCACCTTCACCCCCGACGGTCCGAATGCGGCGGGAAGCACCGCGCCCTTTAACCGCAAGTTCGTCATGGGGTCCGGCGTCCCGGACATCCCCCTGGGCCGCTACCGGGTCAGCGCCACCCAGGTGCTCAACGGCGTGCGGCAGCAACTCCTGCTGAGTTCGCGCCTGCAAAAGAACGAGGCGACGAGCGTTCTGGCGGAATTCACCGACGACAGCCACTACGGCAAGACCCTCGAACTCTTCCTGAAAAACCCCTGA
- a CDS encoding carboxypeptidase regulatory-like domain-containing protein, translating into MRTLTLLTLALSLLTPLVPVSRANATTTQGQTRASPVKARPFHMTGVVKNLQGKPLAGVRVGADNTVLDSSEVWTTTDAQGRYDLDLSKMPILNSWTAVAHLVVKYGGEQQTLTPEVDNSAPFLGKDGAVRNFTLRITGKTPNGGYYGALFYAHLGLSEAGEMPEYGDVEFTLTPAGPLIDGFRGQPVKLRQSQLPFEVPQGRYRVTARSISGRGPIWLKARGGEYGPEAVLDMTYTAGTGMTLSVDMVHPRP; encoded by the coding sequence ATGCGAACCCTGACCCTGTTGACCCTCGCCCTCTCGCTGCTGACGCCCCTCGTCCCGGTGTCCCGGGCGAACGCCACCACCACGCAGGGCCAGACGCGGGCGTCGCCCGTCAAGGCCCGGCCCTTCCACATGACCGGCGTGGTGAAGAACTTGCAGGGCAAACCGCTCGCTGGCGTGCGGGTCGGTGCCGACAATACCGTGCTGGACAGCTCCGAGGTCTGGACGACCACCGACGCCCAGGGCCGCTACGACCTCGACCTGTCGAAGATGCCCATTCTCAATTCGTGGACGGCCGTGGCGCACCTCGTCGTGAAGTACGGCGGTGAGCAGCAGACGCTCACTCCCGAGGTGGATAACTCCGCCCCCTTCCTGGGCAAGGACGGCGCCGTCCGCAACTTCACGCTCAGGATCACCGGCAAGACGCCGAATGGCGGGTACTACGGCGCGCTGTTCTACGCGCACCTCGGACTCTCGGAAGCCGGGGAGATGCCCGAGTACGGCGACGTGGAGTTCACCCTGACCCCGGCGGGACCGCTGATCGACGGCTTCAGGGGGCAGCCCGTCAAGCTGCGCCAATCCCAACTGCCCTTCGAGGTGCCGCAGGGCCGCTACCGGGTCACCGCGCGCTCGATCTCGGGCAGGGGACCGATCTGGCTCAAGGCGCGCGGCGGCGAGTACGGCCCCGAGGCGGTGCTCGACATGACGTACACGGCGGGCACGGGCATGACGCTCTCGGTGGACATGGTGCATCCCCGCCCGTAA
- a CDS encoding N-acetylmuramoyl-L-alanine amidase family protein — protein sequence MSRRFLLTILLLSGGALALAQTTTPPATPPAARGTTLLPPVSDAPIFVAYPPEGYTVAYDHVLLEGSVKPGATLTLNGQPVEVGADGLFIEWVPLKPGENVLALESSQGGQAARQELRVTSAPPQPPTGAAQIVPSSLLPAGDRVAYVQPQGLEGQAVPVAFTGTAGGKATFSVGSFGPFAMTETAPGRYEGTFLLPERLSPATVAFTLAAPDGSAATATSPGKLSVTGTGPRVAEVTATIPGRGLQAGTFVWRNGAGRNYVVFPRPGALAVVVGEEGNTFVVRASGTLTLNAPKSTLTLRPEGMPLPRAVFTQIDVKAGPTHSEVRLDLPLRVPFTVEQQVNRGESSLDLRLFSSVADVDYIVSDFPNGLIRDVRWTQESDGVARVRVDLSGAPWGYDATYEGTTLVLRVRNAPALDARAPLRGRTIVVDPGHGGDELGGAGPLRVPEKNLTLPIALRVAELLRERGATVVLTRDSDVTVPIYDRPLLAESRDADLLVSVHANALPDGVDPRTRRGSGVYYYQPQARALADALQASLVSVLPEVGNDGVHYQNLALTRPTAQLSVLVETAFLTDKGNLRLLMSAAGRERFAQAIALGIERFYRDAALGQGRR from the coding sequence ATGTCCCGCCGCTTTCTGCTCACCATCCTGCTGCTCTCCGGGGGGGCGTTGGCCCTCGCCCAGACGACCACGCCGCCCGCCACGCCCCCGGCGGCCCGTGGGACGACCCTCCTGCCCCCCGTCAGCGACGCGCCCATCTTCGTCGCCTACCCGCCGGAGGGCTACACGGTGGCGTACGACCACGTCCTGCTGGAGGGCAGCGTGAAACCCGGAGCCACCCTCACCCTGAACGGCCAGCCGGTCGAGGTCGGGGCCGACGGCCTCTTCATCGAGTGGGTGCCCCTGAAGCCCGGCGAGAACGTCCTGGCCCTCGAATCCAGTCAGGGCGGCCAGGCGGCCCGGCAGGAGCTGCGGGTGACGAGCGCGCCGCCGCAGCCTCCCACGGGCGCGGCGCAGATCGTGCCCTCCAGCCTGCTGCCCGCCGGGGACCGGGTGGCCTACGTCCAGCCGCAGGGTCTGGAGGGGCAGGCCGTGCCGGTCGCCTTCACGGGGACGGCCGGGGGCAAGGCCACCTTCTCGGTCGGGAGCTTCGGCCCCTTCGCCATGACCGAGACGGCGCCGGGCCGCTACGAGGGCACCTTCCTCCTGCCCGAGCGGCTCTCTCCCGCGACCGTGGCCTTTACCCTGGCTGCCCCGGACGGCAGCGCGGCCACGGCGACCAGCCCCGGGAAGCTCAGCGTGACCGGCACGGGCCCCCGGGTGGCGGAGGTCACGGCGACCATCCCGGGGCGGGGTCTCCAGGCGGGGACCTTCGTGTGGCGCAACGGGGCGGGTCGCAACTACGTGGTCTTTCCCCGGCCGGGCGCCCTGGCCGTCGTCGTGGGCGAGGAGGGCAACACGTTCGTGGTGCGGGCGTCGGGCACGCTGACCCTCAACGCCCCCAAGTCCACCCTGACCCTGCGCCCCGAGGGCATGCCCCTTCCCCGGGCGGTCTTCACCCAGATCGACGTGAAGGCGGGACCCACCCACTCCGAGGTGCGGCTGGACCTGCCGCTGCGCGTGCCCTTCACGGTGGAGCAGCAGGTGAACCGTGGGGAGTCCAGCCTGGACCTGCGGCTCTTTTCCAGCGTGGCGGACGTGGACTACATCGTCTCCGACTTCCCGAACGGGTTGATCCGCGACGTGCGCTGGACCCAGGAGAGCGACGGCGTGGCCCGCGTGCGGGTGGACCTCAGCGGCGCCCCCTGGGGCTACGACGCGACCTACGAGGGCACGACCCTGGTGCTGCGGGTGCGCAATGCCCCGGCCCTCGACGCCCGCGCGCCGCTGCGGGGCCGGACCATCGTCGTGGACCCGGGCCACGGGGGAGACGAACTCGGCGGGGCGGGTCCGCTGCGGGTGCCGGAGAAGAACCTCACGCTCCCCATCGCCCTGCGGGTGGCGGAACTGCTGCGGGAGAGGGGAGCCACTGTCGTCCTGACGCGCGACTCGGACGTGACGGTGCCCATCTACGACCGCCCGCTGCTCGCCGAGAGCAGGGACGCCGACCTGCTCGTGAGCGTCCACGCCAACGCCCTGCCCGACGGGGTAGACCCCCGCACCCGGCGCGGCAGCGGCGTGTACTACTACCAGCCGCAGGCCCGCGCGCTGGCGGACGCGCTGCAAGCGAGCCTGGTGAGCGTGCTGCCCGAGGTGGGCAACGACGGGGTCCACTACCAGAACCTCGCGCTGACCCGGCCCACCGCCCAACTCAGCGTGCTCGTCGAGACGGCCTTCTTGACCGACAAGGGCAACCTGCGCCTGCTGATGAGCGCGGCCGGGCGCGAACGCTTCGCCCAGGCCATCGCGCTGGGGATTGAACGCTTCTACCGCGACGCGGCGCTGGGGCAGGGGAGACGGTAG
- a CDS encoding threonine ammonia-lyase, translated as MTLITLEELRAAQTRVRGHVVRTPLVPFPLEEFWLKPESLQPTGAFKLRGAFNALLSLSQEERKRGVVAHSSGNHAQAVAYAAGQLGIPAVIVMPENAPKLKLDMTWAFGAEVIVVGPASEERALKAGELEAERGLTPIPPYDDARIIAGAGTVGLELLEDLPEVGTVLVPVSGGGLLSGVAAALKLQRPDVRVIGVEPEVAADAHDSFKTGQRVTYTAEQVGRTLADGLRVQHLGELNWHHIQAFVDDIVTVSEAELRRAVRDTTLRTRLVTEPSGAVPLAAALYHRAELGGTGPLVAVLSGGNLDPDLLVHLLAGEGA; from the coding sequence GTGACCCTCATCACGTTGGAAGAACTCCGGGCGGCGCAGACCCGGGTGCGTGGTCACGTCGTCCGCACCCCCCTCGTTCCCTTCCCACTGGAAGAGTTCTGGCTCAAGCCCGAAAGCTTGCAGCCCACCGGGGCATTCAAACTGCGAGGGGCGTTCAACGCCCTCCTTTCGCTGTCCCAGGAGGAGCGGAAGCGGGGTGTGGTCGCTCATTCCAGCGGCAATCATGCACAGGCAGTCGCCTACGCCGCCGGGCAATTGGGCATTCCCGCTGTGATCGTCATGCCGGAGAATGCCCCGAAGCTGAAGTTGGACATGACCTGGGCGTTCGGCGCGGAAGTGATTGTGGTCGGGCCGGCCAGCGAGGAACGCGCCCTGAAGGCGGGGGAGCTGGAGGCTGAACGCGGCCTGACGCCCATCCCCCCGTATGATGATGCGCGCATCATCGCGGGGGCGGGCACGGTGGGGCTCGAACTTCTGGAGGACCTGCCCGAGGTCGGCACGGTGCTGGTGCCCGTCAGTGGCGGTGGTCTGCTCTCCGGGGTGGCCGCCGCACTGAAACTCCAGCGTCCAGACGTGCGCGTGATCGGGGTGGAACCGGAGGTGGCCGCCGATGCCCATGACAGCTTCAAGACAGGGCAGCGTGTCACGTACACCGCCGAGCAGGTGGGACGTACCCTCGCCGACGGTCTGCGCGTGCAGCACCTGGGGGAGCTGAACTGGCACCATATCCAGGCCTTCGTGGATGACATCGTGACCGTCAGCGAGGCCGAGCTGCGGCGTGCCGTACGCGACACGACCCTGCGGACCCGGCTGGTGACGGAGCCCAGTGGGGCCGTTCCTCTGGCGGCGGCGCTGTACCACCGTGCAGAACTCGGGGGGACGGGTCCCCTCGTGGCCGTGCTGAGTGGCGGCAACCTCGATCCCGATCTGCTGGTACACCTCCTGGCCGGGGAGGGGGCGTGA
- a CDS encoding ornithine cyclodeaminase family protein, with protein sequence MLARPDAGVVALFGTGGQALAQLRALREVRPLTEVRVWSRTRERAETFVAAADLPGLTLRAVPDGRSACEDAYIVLTVTPAEEPIIWRQWIAPGTPINAVGSDAPGKQELDPQLVAAAKLVVDRRTQSLTIGEMQQLVARHFLRPEHIHAELGEVCAGLKPGRESPQEVTVFDSTGVSFQDTALAGHLLRLAGQRHLGEMVSL encoded by the coding sequence GTGCTCGCCCGCCCGGATGCTGGGGTGGTGGCGCTGTTCGGCACAGGTGGGCAGGCGCTGGCACAGCTTCGGGCACTTCGGGAGGTGCGGCCACTCACCGAAGTGCGGGTCTGGTCACGCACCCGGGAGCGCGCCGAAACGTTTGTGGCAGCGGCAGACCTACCGGGCCTCACCCTGCGGGCCGTGCCGGACGGACGGTCGGCGTGCGAGGACGCCTACATCGTGCTCACAGTCACGCCAGCCGAGGAGCCCATCATCTGGCGACAGTGGATTGCACCGGGTACGCCCATCAACGCGGTGGGTTCGGATGCCCCGGGGAAGCAGGAACTGGACCCTCAGTTGGTCGCGGCGGCCAAGCTGGTGGTGGATCGCCGGACCCAGAGCCTGACCATCGGGGAAATGCAGCAGCTGGTCGCCCGGCATTTCCTGCGCCCCGAGCACATCCACGCGGAGTTAGGCGAGGTGTGCGCGGGGTTGAAACCCGGTCGGGAGAGTCCACAGGAGGTGACGGTGTTCGACTCGACGGGTGTGTCCTTTCAGGACACCGCCTTAGCTGGGCACCTGCTCAGGCTGGCCGGGCAGCGACACCTGGGTGAGATGGTTTCACTGTAA
- a CDS encoding ISL3 family transposase — protein MTAVCPHCGTPSARVHGHSWRHPRDLPWSDIAVQVELKVRRLRCANPGCAARTFSEACADFPRHAQRSARLQERQVALGFSVGAEAGSVLLDRFHMSASPDTLLRTMKRQPLPQHPTPRVLGVDDWAIRKGVRYGTILVDLERHQVVDVIKERSADALRDWLSVYPGIEIITRDRASDYSRAGTRAAPRALQLADRWHLLCNLSGVVQEWLLRERQHWMTVVAQVKAQLHLPNPEASPSSPPATMPISQKKRREQYREVLLLDQQGLPSRQVARVPQVHQSQQQPVGHIKLELSSCPNATLTSLPQQGRAVSTFPEGFEFGCERVELLRGQAAERFKRPRPLGEPVHPQHFLTVPDLPSTAQRVFKPLPGESRFTSPLSPHPCVRGWGGRQGSRRNRRRKR, from the coding sequence ATGACCGCGGTCTGCCCACACTGTGGAACGCCCAGTGCCCGCGTTCACGGCCACTCCTGGCGTCACCCCCGAGACCTCCCGTGGAGTGACATCGCCGTGCAGGTCGAGTTGAAAGTCCGGCGGCTCCGGTGTGCCAACCCTGGCTGTGCTGCCCGGACCTTTTCTGAAGCGTGCGCCGACTTTCCCCGGCACGCCCAGCGCAGCGCGCGTCTCCAGGAGCGCCAGGTGGCCCTGGGGTTCTCCGTTGGGGCTGAGGCGGGCTCGGTGCTGCTGGATCGCTTCCACATGTCCGCGAGTCCAGACACGTTGCTGCGCACGATGAAACGACAACCACTCCCTCAGCATCCGACGCCACGGGTCCTGGGAGTGGACGACTGGGCCATACGGAAAGGCGTGCGGTACGGCACCATCCTCGTGGACCTGGAGCGCCACCAGGTCGTCGATGTGATCAAGGAACGTAGCGCGGATGCGCTGCGCGACTGGCTCAGCGTCTACCCGGGCATCGAGATCATCACCCGGGATCGCGCCAGCGACTACAGCCGTGCGGGCACCCGCGCAGCGCCACGGGCGCTGCAACTCGCGGATCGCTGGCACCTGCTGTGCAACCTCAGCGGTGTGGTGCAGGAATGGCTGCTCCGCGAACGCCAGCACTGGATGACGGTGGTCGCCCAGGTCAAGGCACAACTCCACCTGCCCAACCCAGAAGCGAGCCCATCGTCTCCGCCCGCAACAATGCCGATCAGCCAGAAAAAACGGCGGGAGCAGTACCGGGAAGTGTTGTTGCTCGACCAGCAGGGGCTCCCTTCCAGGCAGGTCGCGCGAGTGCCGCAGGTACACCAAAGTCAGCAGCAGCCGGTGGGGCACATCAAGCTTGAACTGTCGTCCTGCCCCAATGCGACGCTGACGTCCCTCCCGCAGCAGGGACGCGCGGTGAGCACGTTCCCAGAGGGGTTCGAGTTCGGTTGCGAGCGCGTGGAACTCTTGAGGGGTCAAGCCGCAGAACGATTCAAACGACCGAGACCGCTGGGTGAGCCTGTCCACCCGCAACATTTCCTTACTGTGCCTGATCTGCCCTCAACTGCGCAACGGGTCTTCAAGCCTTTGCCGGGCGAGTCCAGGTTCACCTCACCGCTCTCCCCCCATCCCTGTGTCAGGGGGTGGGGCGGCCGTCAGGGCTCGCGGCGGAACCGGCGCCGGAAGCGCTGA
- a CDS encoding DoxX family membrane protein — MRNTPSIKSLPLVPPPDLLPLEDRPTDLGGRLNMWEANLVCWWARHGITLLRLSLGLIFFWFGVQKFFPGLSSAEALATRTISFLTFGWVPPQVSLPVLATWECAIGLGLLTGRLLRLTLVLLFVQMAGTFLPLLFFPHETFKIVPLVPNLEGQYILKNLVLVSAALVVGATTRGGRLIADGKAAQTAERTQALHQRFRRRFRREP, encoded by the coding sequence ATGAGGAACACGCCATCCATCAAATCTCTCCCCCTCGTTCCGCCACCAGATCTTCTTCCCCTGGAAGACAGGCCGACGGACCTGGGCGGGCGACTCAACATGTGGGAAGCCAATCTCGTCTGCTGGTGGGCCCGGCACGGGATTACCCTCCTGCGGCTCTCCCTCGGCCTGATCTTCTTCTGGTTCGGGGTGCAGAAGTTCTTCCCGGGGCTCAGCAGTGCGGAAGCTCTGGCGACCCGGACCATCTCCTTCCTGACGTTCGGTTGGGTTCCACCGCAGGTAAGTCTTCCCGTGCTGGCAACCTGGGAGTGTGCCATCGGTCTGGGACTGCTCACCGGCCGCCTGCTCCGTCTGACGCTGGTGCTGCTGTTCGTGCAGATGGCGGGCACGTTCCTCCCGCTGCTGTTCTTTCCCCATGAGACCTTCAAGATCGTTCCCCTGGTCCCGAATCTGGAAGGGCAGTACATCCTCAAGAACCTGGTGCTCGTCTCGGCCGCATTGGTGGTCGGCGCAACGACCCGGGGTGGACGACTGATCGCGGATGGCAAAGCGGCACAGACGGCGGAGCGGACGCAAGCCCTCCATCAGCGCTTCCGGCGCCGGTTCCGCCGCGAGCCCTGA
- a CDS encoding MerR family transcriptional regulator, producing MRYESGGASIGRLAQITGETVKTLRYWTDLGLLPCERRDTGYRVYGPDATSCVRFIRSAQQVGFSLQEIARVLGAQAQGTKPCSEVQQALAAHLVAVRVQLAQLQALEGVLVERLTYAQAHPDPVCDSPGCVYLNPQG from the coding sequence GTGAGGTATGAGAGCGGTGGGGCTTCCATCGGACGGCTGGCGCAAATCACCGGGGAGACGGTCAAGACCCTGCGGTACTGGACCGATCTGGGCCTGCTGCCGTGCGAGCGGCGGGACACCGGCTACCGGGTGTATGGTCCCGATGCGACCTCCTGTGTCCGCTTCATCCGCTCGGCCCAGCAGGTCGGGTTCTCCTTGCAAGAAATCGCGCGTGTCCTGGGTGCCCAGGCCCAGGGCACCAAACCCTGCTCGGAGGTGCAGCAGGCCCTGGCAGCGCACCTGGTCGCCGTGCGCGTGCAGCTCGCCCAACTTCAGGCCCTCGAAGGCGTGCTCGTGGAGCGCCTGACCTATGCTCAGGCTCACCCGGACCCGGTGTGCGATTCCCCCGGGTGCGTGTACCTCAATCCTCAGGGCTGA
- a CDS encoding putative iron-sulfur cluster-binding metallochaperone has translation MDESCCLPTPLEQDPARCPVSGTPGRITPLVTLKALLTPSALATLEPDQTYRFCPDPTCEVVYYSPARAYRTADLKVPVYQKDPGDDVPLCYCFGWTRGALLHAWQMEEGHGVVREIRAHVQAGRCGCEVNNPQGSCCLGDVSRVLKTLDREHASS, from the coding sequence GTGGACGAGTCCTGCTGCCTTCCCACCCCACTGGAACAGGACCCGGCACGCTGTCCAGTCAGCGGTACGCCAGGCCGGATCACGCCCCTCGTCACCCTTAAAGCCCTGCTCACGCCAAGCGCGCTCGCCACCCTGGAACCGGACCAGACCTACCGCTTCTGCCCTGACCCCACCTGCGAGGTCGTGTACTACAGCCCCGCGCGGGCCTACCGCACCGCCGACCTGAAGGTCCCGGTGTACCAGAAGGACCCCGGAGATGACGTGCCCCTCTGTTACTGCTTCGGCTGGACGCGCGGGGCACTCCTGCATGCCTGGCAGATGGAAGAGGGACACGGTGTGGTCAGGGAGATCCGGGCGCACGTTCAGGCCGGTCGCTGCGGCTGTGAAGTCAACAACCCCCAGGGCTCCTGCTGCCTGGGGGATGTCAGTCGCGTGCTCAAGACCCTGGATCGGGAGCACGCCTCCTCATGA
- a CDS encoding aldo/keto reductase: MHYRELGKTGIRVSEVGFGAWAIGGDAWGPVEDQASTRAMERALELGVNFIDTADVYGNGHSETLVTKLLKGRRDQVVVATKGGLMGHHRDPKREPVYDASEKVVRAFEDSLRRLETDYIDVYFDHIWWNDPRETEAFVTAFSQLKREGRVRAVGVSTDDPEYVRHFNQGRTLDVVQLDYSLLNRKAEGHILPYCQEHGIGVVVRGPLRMGMLTGKFSQDTQFPDGDIRRNWPQEAWYQEQLAQVEALRSLASAKRSLGQLALRFVLNHPAVSVAIPGAKTPEQVEQNVAASIRPLLSEEDLRLIEQVTAGGTPA, from the coding sequence ATGCACTACCGTGAACTCGGCAAGACCGGCATTCGGGTTTCAGAAGTCGGCTTCGGCGCCTGGGCCATCGGCGGCGACGCCTGGGGCCCGGTGGAGGATCAGGCCTCCACGCGCGCGATGGAACGCGCCCTCGAACTGGGCGTGAACTTCATCGATACCGCCGACGTGTACGGGAACGGCCACAGCGAGACGCTGGTGACGAAGCTTCTCAAGGGCAGGCGCGATCAGGTCGTTGTCGCCACTAAGGGCGGCCTGATGGGGCACCACCGCGACCCCAAGCGGGAACCCGTCTACGACGCGTCGGAGAAAGTCGTCCGAGCCTTCGAGGACAGCCTGAGGCGTCTGGAGACCGACTACATCGACGTGTACTTCGACCACATCTGGTGGAACGACCCCCGGGAGACCGAGGCCTTCGTCACGGCCTTCAGTCAACTCAAGCGTGAGGGCCGGGTGCGGGCGGTGGGCGTCTCTACCGATGATCCCGAGTACGTGCGGCACTTCAACCAGGGCAGGACGCTTGACGTGGTGCAACTTGATTACAGCCTGCTCAACCGCAAGGCGGAGGGGCACATCTTGCCGTACTGCCAGGAGCACGGCATCGGCGTGGTGGTGCGCGGACCGCTGCGCATGGGGATGCTCACCGGGAAGTTCTCGCAGGACACCCAGTTCCCGGACGGGGATATTCGGCGGAACTGGCCGCAGGAGGCCTGGTATCAGGAACAACTCGCGCAGGTCGAGGCGTTACGCTCCCTGGCCTCTGCCAAGCGGAGTCTGGGCCAGCTCGCCCTACGGTTCGTGCTGAACCACCCGGCGGTGTCGGTCGCCATTCCCGGCGCCAAGACCCCCGAGCAGGTCGAGCAGAACGTCGCGGCCTCCATCCGCCCACTCCTGAGCGAAGAGGACCTGCGGTTGATCGAACAAGTGACGGCAGGAGGGACCCCGGCATGA
- a CDS encoding SDR family oxidoreductase produces MSTESGVTPQPGALLGQVALVTGASSGLGRATALGLARGGADLILLAHGEADLRKVADEVQALGRRAEVSAVDLADSAALLDAVGPGVEGLGRLDILINNAGTDVPGPVVDLDVEDWDRVLGVNLRAPFLLSKVAFGHMQRAGRSTIINVSSVAGKRGWADASAYCTSKFSLTGFTQALAAEGKPHGIRASVVYPGGMATHCGTFDPKSRGGERQNTPSPADALPPDRVADLLVWMCVAPSELVLNEVIVTPLNEVGWP; encoded by the coding sequence ATGAGCACGGAGAGTGGGGTGACCCCTCAGCCAGGTGCCCTGCTCGGCCAGGTCGCGCTGGTCACAGGCGCGAGCAGCGGGCTGGGCCGCGCCACCGCCCTTGGTCTGGCGCGCGGCGGCGCCGACCTGATCCTGCTCGCCCACGGCGAGGCGGACCTGCGGAAGGTGGCCGATGAAGTCCAGGCGCTCGGACGGCGTGCTGAGGTATCCGCCGTGGACCTGGCCGACAGCGCCGCCCTCCTGGATGCCGTGGGACCCGGCGTGGAGGGGCTCGGTCGCCTGGACATCCTGATCAACAACGCGGGCACCGACGTGCCCGGTCCCGTGGTGGACCTGGACGTGGAGGACTGGGACCGGGTGCTGGGCGTCAACCTGCGGGCACCCTTTCTGCTATCCAAGGTGGCGTTCGGGCACATGCAACGCGCGGGACGGAGTACCATCATCAATGTCTCGTCGGTGGCGGGCAAGCGGGGGTGGGCGGATGCGAGTGCTTACTGTACCTCAAAGTTCAGCCTCACCGGGTTCACGCAGGCGCTCGCGGCCGAGGGCAAGCCGCACGGCATCCGCGCTTCCGTGGTGTACCCGGGCGGCATGGCGACCCACTGCGGGACCTTCGACCCCAAATCACGCGGCGGGGAGCGCCAAAACACCCCTTCGCCTGCGGACGCGCTGCCTCCGGACCGGGTAGCGGACCTGCTCGTGTGGATGTGCGTAGCGCCCTCCGAACTGGTCCTCAACGAGGTGATCGTGACGCCCCTGAATGAGGTGGGGTGGCCGTGA